A DNA window from Desulfovibrio intestinalis contains the following coding sequences:
- a CDS encoding DUF4417 domain-containing protein: MKRSRHQRYDVFKSELVKKAQFSPIFELPQLEPVHFKPAHAIPFEKIYSKATSKNWLHFYTHDHIFECVWNNPKRYLPIFKRIAGVITPDFSVYREMPLAMQIWNTYRNRALAFWLQREGVPIIPNVRWGDERTYAFAFEGLPKGGTVAVSTNGLLRNKQYREYFKQGLAVMIETLQPQTIVNYSRMTDDIFGPYRNDGPELIEVPYYAFSVRKEAA, encoded by the coding sequence GTGAAGCGCTCACGTCATCAACGCTATGATGTATTCAAATCCGAGCTGGTTAAAAAAGCGCAGTTCAGCCCGATTTTTGAATTGCCGCAGTTAGAGCCGGTTCACTTCAAACCTGCGCATGCTATTCCTTTTGAAAAAATATACAGCAAGGCAACCAGTAAAAACTGGCTGCACTTCTACACGCATGACCATATCTTTGAATGTGTCTGGAATAACCCCAAACGCTATCTGCCCATATTCAAGCGAATTGCTGGCGTGATTACGCCAGACTTCAGCGTATACCGTGAAATGCCATTGGCTATGCAGATATGGAACACCTACCGCAACAGGGCACTGGCCTTTTGGCTGCAACGCGAGGGTGTGCCAATCATTCCCAATGTTCGCTGGGGAGACGAACGCACCTATGCTTTTGCTTTTGAAGGCCTTCCCAAGGGGGGAACCGTGGCAGTCAGCACCAATGGGCTACTGCGCAACAAGCAGTACAGGGAATATTTCAAACAGGGGTTAGCTGTTATGATTGAAACGCTCCAGCCACAAACCATCGTCAACTACAGCCGGATGACGGATGATATTTTTGGCCCTTACCGTAATGACGGGCCAGAACTGATTGAAGTGCCATATTACGCATTTTCAGTTCGCAAGGAGGCTGCGTAA
- a CDS encoding GNAT family N-acetyltransferase — protein MLAFATESFTKLEPEARLLTAAHWHEVEAPLHNNTNFGLDAERYACLENLDMLHVSAARTPDGNLAGYAAFTLVSCPHRQGTLLAALDGLYLAPQARGGFTALNLLRHAEAELRQRGAGLVQYSSPASRPCDALYRRLGARHTETIWHKELC, from the coding sequence ATGCTGGCCTTTGCCACAGAATCTTTTACAAAACTGGAACCTGAAGCCCGGCTTCTTACCGCTGCGCACTGGCATGAGGTGGAGGCCCCACTGCACAATAATACAAACTTTGGCCTGGACGCAGAGCGGTACGCCTGCCTTGAAAATCTGGATATGCTGCACGTCAGCGCGGCGCGCACACCCGATGGAAATCTGGCGGGCTATGCGGCCTTTACCCTTGTTTCCTGCCCACACAGGCAGGGCACGCTTCTGGCGGCGCTGGACGGGCTGTACCTGGCCCCGCAAGCTCGCGGTGGCTTCACTGCCCTGAACCTGCTGCGCCATGCCGAAGCGGAACTCAGGCAACGCGGCGCAGGTCTTGTGCAATACAGTTCACCCGCCTCACGGCCCTGTGACGCCCTGTACCGCCGTCTGGGCGCGCGCCATACCGAAACCATCTGGCACAAGGAGCTTTGCTGA
- a CDS encoding tail fiber assembly protein has translation MPTVTVVPSDNLIMVDGVPLVFEFPHPVNLHAIQWMIKTGYIEWVDDYNWPLSAADTTAYDEEVAPYVALWQAEKERLEQEAATRAAEEVAAETTRLAEYNCVAARASRLRELRDGRLAASDKYLLADYPITSEELVVIKAYRQLLRDLPAQEGAPFDGGGSSTPWPEMPQI, from the coding sequence ATGCCTACAGTGACTGTTGTGCCTAGTGACAACCTGATTATGGTAGACGGCGTTCCGCTGGTGTTTGAATTTCCGCACCCAGTCAACCTTCATGCAATCCAGTGGATGATAAAAACAGGCTACATAGAGTGGGTTGACGACTACAACTGGCCGCTGTCAGCCGCCGACACTACAGCCTATGATGAGGAGGTGGCTCCCTACGTAGCCCTTTGGCAGGCAGAAAAAGAACGGTTGGAGCAAGAAGCCGCCACTCGTGCCGCCGAAGAGGTCGCAGCCGAAACTACCCGCCTTGCCGAATACAACTGTGTGGCCGCCAGAGCGTCACGGTTGCGTGAGCTGCGCGATGGCCGCCTTGCAGCCTCTGACAAATATTTGCTGGCAGACTACCCCATCACCTCGGAAGAGCTTGTGGTTATCAAGGCCTACCGCCAGCTTTTGCGCGATCTGCCCGCGCAGGAGGGCGCACCATTTGACGGCGGCGGGTCGTCCACTCCCTGGCCCGAAATGCCGCAAATATAA
- a CDS encoding major capsid protein, whose protein sequence is MSSSAGLVVSLAEMEQFYRGDKAGQIIELMNKTNDIMDDVLWMESNQSDGHLTRIRTGLPEVYWRRLYQGTPPSKSQWGQVKEGCGILEAIMELDVEELRLYGSRDKAFRMSEGVAFAEAMRQKVAATLFYGNSNINPDEFNGLSMRYPAQDAKNVLDAGGRDEGGCTSLWLISWGAQAVHGIYPKSSTGGLSHEDLNTYMAQDPDGRKYQVVGDKYNWRCGLAVRDWRAVVRVANLPLAALGKRKGQSGFIDLQKLTIEAKNRMPQHLRQKAVWYANSDVLTALELQNSDAGNVQLQYGEFFDSKAIPILHGRPVRQCDAVLGNEGIV, encoded by the coding sequence ATGTCCAGCTCTGCAGGTCTTGTGGTTTCTCTGGCGGAAATGGAACAGTTTTACCGTGGCGACAAGGCTGGTCAGATCATCGAGCTGATGAACAAGACCAACGACATTATGGACGACGTGCTCTGGATGGAATCCAACCAGAGCGACGGGCATCTCACCCGCATTCGCACGGGGCTGCCTGAAGTTTACTGGCGCAGGCTCTATCAGGGCACCCCGCCATCCAAATCCCAGTGGGGGCAGGTCAAGGAAGGCTGCGGCATTCTTGAGGCCATTATGGAACTGGATGTGGAAGAGCTGCGCCTCTACGGCAGCCGCGACAAGGCTTTTCGCATGAGTGAAGGCGTGGCCTTTGCCGAGGCCATGCGTCAGAAAGTGGCCGCCACGCTTTTTTACGGCAACAGCAACATCAACCCCGACGAATTCAACGGTCTTTCCATGCGCTATCCCGCGCAGGACGCCAAAAACGTGCTGGACGCGGGCGGGCGTGACGAAGGCGGCTGCACGTCGCTCTGGCTTATCTCCTGGGGCGCTCAGGCCGTGCACGGCATTTACCCCAAGAGCAGCACGGGCGGACTTTCGCACGAAGATCTCAACACCTACATGGCCCAAGACCCCGATGGCCGCAAATATCAGGTGGTGGGCGACAAGTACAACTGGCGCTGCGGCCTGGCCGTGCGCGACTGGCGCGCCGTGGTGCGCGTTGCCAACCTGCCTTTGGCGGCCCTTGGCAAGCGCAAGGGCCAGAGCGGCTTTATTGACCTGCAAAAGCTGACCATTGAGGCCAAAAACCGCATGCCCCAGCACTTGCGCCAGAAGGCCGTGTGGTACGCCAATTCCGATGTGCTCACGGCTCTGGAACTGCAAAATTCTGACGCGGGCAACGTGCAGTTGCAGTACGGAGAATTCTTTGACTCCAAGGCGATTCCCATACTGCATGGCCGCCCCGTGCGCCAGTGCGATGCCGTGCTGGGCAACGAAGGTATTGTATAG
- a CDS encoding portal protein, producing MLRPSHSTTMPPPQAGDANDCTDNAREYPAIRADVPALARRYQALMRRRAPWDTAWQSLADHFLPTRCRLRQQGQEDQEGPMLNSGLVDATGILAMRTLAAGLQGGLTSPARPWFRLGLDDADLARSRPGQAWLDEVAARMRAVFHRCNFYNAMHTLYAELATFGTAFTFELADPQQGFRFMPLCAGEYVLDCDASRKVDTVFRRSNMTLRQIVQTFGLSALPESLREAASRNADERRSVIQAVYPRMDCQPGMLAAMHMPVASVYWLEGRDGGEHPLRESGFRHFPGFGPRWDVAGNDVYGRSPAMDALPDCRMLQQMGITTLKAIHKAVDPPMSVSAGLRSVGLDLTPGGINYVDNAPGQSPQAATPLLQVNPDLSTARRAMESVQNQIRSGLYNDLFKLILEGRSGVTASEIAAREEEKLVLIGPVLERLHDELFIPLVDRTFECMRELDMLPPCPPELAGRRLKVEFVSLLAQAQKLVGVSAADQYLALTLRASAAWPEALDTLNVDHLLDNYADSLGLPVSLTRSPEEREQLRAARAEAARNVALTDTIKQGADLVQQLAQSPLTDPQGRQGSVLDGLVNLLGRMTGANSDAMGRQQTENTTSSGRASDDTRHSQPQEKP from the coding sequence ATGCTGCGCCCGTCACACAGCACAACAATGCCGCCGCCTCAGGCTGGGGACGCCAATGACTGCACCGATAATGCACGAGAGTACCCGGCCATCCGTGCAGATGTGCCAGCCTTGGCCCGAAGGTATCAGGCGCTCATGCGCCGCCGCGCTCCCTGGGACACGGCGTGGCAAAGCCTTGCCGACCACTTTTTGCCCACACGCTGCCGTTTGCGCCAGCAAGGGCAGGAAGATCAGGAAGGCCCCATGCTCAACAGCGGTCTTGTGGACGCAACGGGCATACTTGCCATGCGCACGCTGGCCGCAGGGCTTCAAGGCGGCCTAACCAGCCCGGCCCGGCCCTGGTTTCGGCTGGGGCTGGACGACGCGGATCTGGCCCGCAGCCGCCCCGGACAGGCTTGGCTAGACGAAGTGGCCGCGCGCATGCGGGCCGTTTTTCACCGCTGTAACTTTTACAATGCCATGCACACGCTCTACGCGGAACTGGCGACCTTTGGCACGGCCTTTACCTTTGAACTGGCCGATCCACAGCAGGGCTTTCGCTTTATGCCGCTCTGCGCTGGCGAATATGTGCTGGACTGCGACGCCAGCCGCAAGGTGGATACGGTTTTTCGCCGCTCAAACATGACGCTGCGCCAGATTGTGCAAACCTTTGGCCTGTCTGCCCTGCCGGAATCCCTGCGCGAGGCGGCCAGCCGCAATGCTGACGAACGGCGCAGCGTCATACAGGCCGTGTATCCCCGCATGGACTGCCAGCCCGGCATGCTCGCGGCCATGCACATGCCCGTGGCCTCTGTCTATTGGCTGGAAGGACGCGACGGCGGCGAACACCCCCTGAGGGAATCGGGCTTCAGGCATTTTCCCGGTTTTGGCCCGCGCTGGGATGTGGCGGGCAATGACGTTTACGGGCGCTCGCCAGCTATGGATGCCCTGCCCGACTGCCGCATGTTGCAGCAAATGGGCATCACCACGCTCAAGGCTATTCACAAGGCTGTGGACCCGCCCATGAGCGTTTCAGCGGGGTTGCGTTCCGTGGGGTTGGATCTCACCCCTGGCGGCATCAACTATGTGGACAACGCGCCGGGGCAGAGCCCGCAGGCGGCCACGCCGCTGCTTCAGGTAAATCCTGACCTGTCCACAGCGCGCCGGGCAATGGAATCTGTGCAGAATCAGATCAGGTCTGGCCTCTACAACGATCTTTTCAAACTCATTCTGGAGGGCAGAAGCGGCGTCACCGCAAGCGAAATCGCCGCCCGTGAGGAAGAAAAACTGGTGCTCATCGGCCCCGTGCTGGAACGCCTGCACGACGAACTCTTTATCCCTCTTGTGGACCGTACCTTTGAATGCATGCGCGAACTGGACATGCTGCCGCCCTGCCCGCCCGAACTGGCTGGCCGCCGCCTCAAGGTGGAATTCGTTTCACTGCTGGCACAGGCGCAAAAACTGGTGGGCGTAAGCGCTGCGGATCAATATCTGGCCCTGACCCTCAGAGCTTCTGCAGCCTGGCCCGAAGCTCTGGACACCCTTAATGTCGATCATTTGCTCGACAACTATGCCGACAGTCTCGGCCTGCCCGTAAGCCTCACCCGCTCCCCCGAAGAACGGGAACAGCTTCGCGCCGCCAGAGCGGAAGCCGCGCGTAATGTGGCTTTGACCGACACTATTAAACAGGGGGCAGATCTTGTGCAGCAGCTGGCCCAAAGTCCTCTTACTGACCCGCAGGGCAGGCAAGGCAGCGTGCTTGACGGTCTGGTGAACTTGCTGGGCCGCATGACAGGGGCGAACTCTGATGCAATGGGCCGTCAACAGACTGAAAACACTACTTCTTCTGGTCGTGCCTCGGATGACACCCGGCATAGCCAGCCGCAGGAGAAACCCTGA
- a CDS encoding 3TM-type holin encodes MWMLLGKLFGGLSGLADRFVPDRNRQNEAQSRINEAEVSGAPASRMRLWRSFLGWVLALLFCWEVVGRLVIVPLFFAQWAKNLPPSALDQVMTLLLGMLGLGF; translated from the coding sequence ATGTGGATGCTGCTTGGCAAACTGTTTGGCGGGCTTTCCGGGTTGGCAGACAGATTCGTGCCCGACCGCAATCGGCAAAACGAGGCCCAGAGCCGTATCAATGAAGCGGAAGTTTCGGGCGCGCCCGCCAGCCGCATGCGTTTGTGGCGTTCCTTTCTTGGCTGGGTGCTGGCCCTGCTGTTTTGCTGGGAAGTTGTGGGCCGACTGGTCATTGTGCCGCTGTTCTTCGCCCAATGGGCCAAAAACCTGCCGCCTTCGGCTCTGGATCAGGTGATGACTCTGCTTCTGGGCATGCTGGGGCTGGGATTCTGA
- a CDS encoding glycoside hydrolase family 108 protein, with the protein MTAFFQKAHDFTARWEGGLSDHPADPGGLTKYGVSLRWVQDLARQAREDCLHQARSCDGCTDARTSKCGYHSLDMDMDGDVDGDDIRACTKAQAAALFKKHFWDKLGCSGLPLPLAVTLYDAAVNMGPARAVRQMQRAMNTVGDAELDAYAAIAEDGVIGPRTAQLAEALEQGGKHWFAARQTLRLRDTFYRDLAARRPSMQVFLAGWRNRVKAMNQYLAELEREDS; encoded by the coding sequence ATGACCGCATTTTTTCAAAAAGCTCACGACTTCACCGCCCGCTGGGAAGGCGGCCTTTCTGACCATCCCGCTGATCCCGGCGGTCTGACAAAATACGGCGTGTCGCTACGCTGGGTGCAGGATCTGGCCCGTCAGGCGCGTGAAGACTGCCTGCACCAGGCCCGCAGCTGTGACGGTTGCACCGACGCGCGTACCTCCAAGTGCGGCTACCACAGCCTTGATATGGATATGGACGGTGACGTGGATGGCGATGACATCCGCGCCTGCACCAAGGCTCAGGCCGCCGCCCTGTTCAAAAAACATTTCTGGGACAAACTCGGCTGCTCCGGCTTGCCGCTGCCGCTGGCCGTGACCCTTTATGACGCGGCTGTGAATATGGGGCCGGCGCGGGCAGTGCGCCAGATGCAGAGGGCCATGAATACTGTGGGCGACGCGGAACTGGATGCCTACGCCGCCATTGCCGAAGACGGCGTTATAGGCCCCCGCACGGCTCAACTGGCAGAAGCGCTGGAACAAGGCGGCAAGCACTGGTTTGCAGCGCGCCAAACACTGCGCCTGCGCGACACATTTTATCGCGACCTCGCCGCGCGCAGACCCTCGATGCAGGTTTTTCTTGCGGGCTGGCGCAACCGGGTCAAGGCCATGAACCAATACCTCGCGGAACTTGAAAGGGAGGACAGCTGA
- a CDS encoding Mor transcription activator family protein, with product MCANSSTQAGIGRIRAAARTASATRRPLLAEKPSSSANGRHSWGQAMQKAEQKKRWQQLLEHLPENIRQLWHALGGHEKGQLEDLWRLFEAYGGQTLRVPAAVPAERHHPLLRRLGKRCAGKLVAAFGGTPVYVPRCTSILTKLRQQEIIETFSRHTARGTSSTAAVASLARRHGLSDRQVWKILKKTTSAPSQGYLLQELRDIGPHKSNQHNYM from the coding sequence ATGTGCGCCAATAGTTCCACGCAGGCGGGCATTGGCCGCATACGCGCCGCCGCCCGCACGGCCAGCGCAACGCGCAGGCCCCTGCTTGCCGAAAAACCGAGCTCTTCCGCAAATGGGCGGCACTCCTGGGGGCAGGCCATGCAAAAGGCGGAACAGAAAAAACGCTGGCAACAATTGCTGGAGCATTTGCCAGAAAATATACGGCAGCTCTGGCATGCGCTGGGCGGGCACGAAAAGGGGCAATTGGAAGACCTTTGGCGACTGTTTGAAGCCTATGGTGGCCAGACCCTACGTGTGCCCGCAGCCGTACCCGCGGAACGGCACCACCCCCTGCTGCGCCGCTTGGGAAAACGCTGCGCAGGTAAGCTGGTGGCAGCCTTCGGTGGGACACCTGTTTACGTTCCACGCTGTACTTCCATTCTCACCAAGTTGCGCCAGCAAGAAATTATCGAAACCTTTTCACGCCATACCGCGCGCGGTACCAGCAGTACAGCAGCCGTAGCCAGTCTGGCCCGACGGCACGGACTGTCTGACCGTCAAGTATGGAAAATACTCAAAAAAACCACATCAGCTCCATCGCAAGGCTACCTGCTGCAAGAGCTCAGGGATATTGGCCCGCACAAAAGTAACCAGCATAACTACATGTAA
- a CDS encoding XRE family transcriptional regulator, with protein sequence MKTTTRASLAKAFAQRLRQQREKLGIHKQDLASRVGVSLTTIQQYEKGQMPKGEFAVRLADVLDCSLDWLLSGKEAEGGGNLGEGEARLVMVPMVEARLSAGTGSFETGGEVLRHYAFRWDFLHRKGNPSQMVLLRVSGDSMQPQIMHNDVVLIDQGQRDPVPGRIYAVGVEDMVYLKVVNARPGRLILTSFNPDYAPIEADTGEQLADLVRVIGRAVWVGRELD encoded by the coding sequence ATGAAAACAACAACAAGGGCGAGCTTGGCCAAAGCTTTTGCGCAGCGGCTGCGCCAGCAGCGTGAGAAACTGGGCATACACAAGCAGGATCTTGCCAGCAGGGTGGGGGTAAGCCTTACTACCATTCAGCAGTATGAAAAGGGGCAGATGCCCAAGGGCGAATTTGCGGTGCGCCTTGCTGATGTGCTGGATTGCTCTCTCGACTGGCTTTTGTCAGGTAAGGAGGCGGAAGGCGGCGGCAATCTGGGGGAAGGCGAAGCCAGGCTTGTTATGGTGCCTATGGTGGAGGCCAGGCTTTCCGCTGGAACGGGAAGTTTTGAAACTGGCGGGGAAGTGTTGCGGCACTACGCCTTTCGCTGGGATTTCTTGCACCGCAAGGGCAACCCTTCGCAGATGGTGCTTTTGCGTGTTTCTGGCGACAGCATGCAGCCGCAGATCATGCACAATGACGTGGTGCTGATAGATCAGGGGCAGCGCGATCCTGTGCCGGGGCGCATATACGCTGTGGGCGTGGAGGATATGGTGTATCTTAAAGTTGTCAACGCCAGACCGGGCAGGCTTATTCTTACCAGCTTCAACCCGGATTATGCGCCCATAGAGGCTGATACCGGCGAGCAACTGGCAGACCTTGTGCGCGTTATCGGGCGCGCCGTGTGGGTTGGACGGGAGTTGGACTAG
- a CDS encoding NirD/YgiW/YdeI family stress tolerance protein, protein MRYLLVLIMAAALAIPAHAAEKAAPAGESQSIASPAPHKAKPQHEKGQGMTNLHEVDTVAKALKAPDKSPVMIVGNIVEKVDGKKNHYVVDDGTGRMTVVIGTKTLKGTELTPDMKVRLMGKVKAKQGKAPVVGVRALHLVK, encoded by the coding sequence ATGCGTTATCTTCTCGTTTTGATTATGGCTGCCGCTCTGGCTATTCCCGCCCATGCCGCAGAAAAGGCCGCTCCCGCTGGAGAATCCCAGAGCATAGCCTCTCCCGCGCCGCACAAGGCCAAGCCCCAGCACGAAAAGGGGCAGGGGATGACAAATCTTCATGAGGTGGATACCGTTGCCAAAGCTCTGAAAGCTCCTGATAAAAGCCCCGTCATGATTGTGGGCAATATTGTGGAAAAGGTCGACGGCAAAAAGAACCACTACGTTGTGGACGACGGCACTGGCCGCATGACCGTGGTTATTGGCACAAAAACCCTCAAGGGTACGGAACTGACCCCTGATATGAAGGTGCGTCTTATGGGCAAAGTCAAGGCCAAGCAAGGCAAGGCTCCTGTTGTGGGTGTCAGGGCTCTGCACCTTGTGAAGTAG
- a CDS encoding NirD/YgiW/YdeI family stress tolerance protein, with the protein MRIALLLLLLALLAMPAQAAFHGPGSSDGGFKGPTVGVEVTTVKQALDSKDDTPVLLTGSITGRKAGSDDKYIFKDATGEMTVDIDKKVFVGRTVTPESTVKLSGKVDKDLMEPAKIDVKVLEILN; encoded by the coding sequence ATGCGCATAGCACTTTTACTGCTGTTGCTGGCCCTTCTGGCCATGCCAGCCCAGGCGGCCTTTCATGGGCCAGGATCTTCTGATGGCGGCTTCAAAGGCCCCACCGTGGGGGTTGAAGTCACCACTGTAAAACAGGCGCTGGACAGCAAGGACGACACTCCGGTACTGCTCACAGGCAGCATCACTGGCCGCAAGGCTGGCAGCGACGATAAATATATTTTCAAAGACGCCACGGGTGAAATGACGGTGGATATAGATAAAAAGGTTTTTGTGGGCCGCACCGTCACTCCCGAAAGCACGGTGAAGCTTTCCGGCAAGGTCGACAAGGACCTGATGGAACCCGCCAAAATTGACGTGAAAGTTTTGGAAATTCTGAATTGA
- a CDS encoding YgiW/YdeI family stress tolerance OB fold protein — MRVLAVLLVLALGFAGGFFPDARASAAGFEGPGVASTVTRAADVLGAQDDAPCVLEGHILEKLPRRKNRYLFEDHSGKVVVEIKNEVFGHLTVTPRDKVRLLGHVDWNRKRPNEVEVDALAIIGTVDARDTSGR, encoded by the coding sequence ATGCGTGTGTTGGCAGTGCTGCTGGTTCTGGCCCTCGGTTTTGCCGGAGGATTTTTTCCTGACGCGCGCGCGTCGGCTGCGGGCTTTGAAGGGCCGGGCGTGGCGTCAACCGTTACTCGCGCCGCCGATGTGCTGGGCGCGCAGGACGATGCCCCTTGCGTACTGGAAGGGCATATTCTTGAAAAACTGCCTCGCCGCAAAAACCGTTATCTTTTTGAGGATCACAGCGGCAAAGTGGTGGTGGAAATAAAGAACGAAGTGTTCGGGCATCTCACGGTGACACCGCGTGACAAGGTGCGCCTGCTCGGGCATGTGGACTGGAACCGCAAGCGCCCCAACGAAGTTGAGGTCGACGCTCTGGCAATCATCGGCACAGTGGACGCGCGGGACACGTCCGGGCGGTAA
- a CDS encoding response regulator transcription factor: MSRSLLLVEDNEDILANLYAYLEPLGYTLDCARNGKAGLQMALEHDFDCIVLDVMLPGLDGISLCRSLREEHRSVTPIIMLTARDTVADRVTGLEAGADDYLVKPFAFKELEARIRALLRRVRMQSGSGTEGKGLWTCADLVLNEEEHWAERQGRRLRLSPTGFRILKELLRVAPGLVRRQHLEHLLWGDEPPEGSALRTHIHELRRELDKPFVLPLLHTVPHVGYRLSPDPADGGANCTAENSTPSGDARQASANSDGEDA, encoded by the coding sequence ATGTCGCGCTCTCTTTTGCTTGTGGAAGATAACGAGGACATCCTCGCCAATCTGTATGCGTATCTTGAACCGCTGGGTTACACGCTGGATTGCGCCCGTAACGGCAAAGCCGGACTTCAGATGGCCCTTGAGCACGACTTTGACTGCATAGTGCTGGATGTCATGCTGCCGGGTCTGGATGGCATAAGCCTGTGCCGCAGCCTGCGCGAAGAACACAGGAGTGTCACGCCCATCATCATGCTCACGGCGCGGGATACTGTGGCCGACAGGGTAACGGGGCTTGAGGCCGGGGCCGACGATTATCTGGTAAAACCATTCGCCTTCAAGGAACTGGAAGCCCGTATCCGGGCCTTGTTGCGGCGGGTCCGCATGCAGAGCGGTTCGGGCACAGAAGGCAAAGGCCTGTGGACCTGCGCTGATCTCGTCCTTAACGAAGAAGAGCACTGGGCCGAGCGCCAGGGGCGCCGTTTGCGATTGAGCCCGACGGGATTTCGTATTTTAAAGGAATTGCTGCGCGTTGCTCCGGGCTTGGTGCGCCGTCAGCATCTGGAGCATCTGCTGTGGGGCGACGAACCGCCGGAAGGCAGCGCCCTGCGCACCCATATTCATGAGCTGCGGCGCGAGCTGGACAAGCCTTTTGTATTGCCCCTGTTGCACACTGTGCCCCATGTGGGCTACCGCCTGAGCCCGGATCCTGCCGACGGCGGCGCGAACTGTACTGCGGAAAATAGCACGCCGTCAGGCGACGCCCGGCAGGCCAGCGCCAACTCTGATGGGGAGGATGCCTGA